CCGTACAGGGCTTCGGTGATGCGGCCCTGGACGTAGGTGGTGAAGCCTTCATTGAGCCAGATGTCCTTCCAGCTGGCGTTGGTCACCAGGTTGCCCGACCAGCTGTGCGCGAGTTCGTGCGCGACCAGCGAGACCAGCGACTTGTCGCCGACGATCACGGTCGGGGTGGCGAAGGTCAGGCGCGGGTTTTCCATGCCGCCGAACGGGAACGACGGCGGCAGCACCAGCATGTCGTAGCGGCCCCAGCGGTATTCGCCGTACAGCTTCTCGGCGGCACCGATCATCTTCTCGGTGTCTTCGAATTCCTTGGCGGCCTTGTTGACCATGGTCGGCTCGGCCCAGACGCCGGAGCGGCCGGAGATCGGCTCGAACACCAGGTCACCGGCGGCGATGGCCAGCAGGTAGGACGGAATCGGCTGCGGCATCTTGAAGGTGTAGTCACCGTCACGCGCGGCCTTCGGATCGTTGTCGGCGCTCATCAGCACCATCACGTCCGGGCGCGACACCACGTGCGCGCTGTAGGTGAAGCGCACGCTCGGGGTGTCCTGCAGCGGCACCCACGAACGGGCGTGGATGGCCTGCGACTGGCTGAACATGAAGGGCAGCTTCTTGCCCTCGGTCATCGACGGTGCCAGCCACTGCAGGCCCGAGGCGGTCGGTGCGGTGTGGTAGGTCACTTCCACCTTGGCCGGCTGTTCCGGGGCCTCGATGGTCAGCTTGCTGCCGAACACCTTGTCAGCGGCGGCCAGCTCGAACTTCAGCGGGCTGCGTGCGCCATCGGCGGCGACGGCCTCGACCTTGGACACGGTCAGCTCGCGGGTGTCGAGCACCAGCTGCTTGGCGTCCTTCTGCTTCCATTCCAGGGTGTAGGTGGCGGTGCCGCCGATCTGCTTCTGGTCGAAGTCCAGCTTCAGATCCAGCGCGATGTCCTTGATGACGACCTTGTCCGGCTCGGCGTACGAGCTTTCGTCGTGGCTGCGGTTCTCGGCGTTCACGGGGGCGGCAGGGGCCTTTTCGGCAGTCGGGGCGGCGGCGGGCGCGGCCGCCTCCTGGGAACAGCCGGCGGCCAGGGCCACGGCCAGCGGAAGGAGCATCAGCGGATTACGCATGAATCGGGACCGTTACGGGGTTCAAACCCCAATGGTACCTCCCTCTGGCCCCGCAGGCGTTGCGCGGTGCGGGGTAATGCG
This genomic interval from Stenotrophomonas sp. 57 contains the following:
- a CDS encoding M1 family metallopeptidase, which gives rise to MRNPLMLLPLAVALAAGCSQEAAAPAAAPTAEKAPAAPVNAENRSHDESSYAEPDKVVIKDIALDLKLDFDQKQIGGTATYTLEWKQKDAKQLVLDTRELTVSKVEAVAADGARSPLKFELAAADKVFGSKLTIEAPEQPAKVEVTYHTAPTASGLQWLAPSMTEGKKLPFMFSQSQAIHARSWVPLQDTPSVRFTYSAHVVSRPDVMVLMSADNDPKAARDGDYTFKMPQPIPSYLLAIAAGDLVFEPISGRSGVWAEPTMVNKAAKEFEDTEKMIGAAEKLYGEYRWGRYDMLVLPPSFPFGGMENPRLTFATPTVIVGDKSLVSLVAHELAHSWSGNLVTNASWKDIWLNEGFTTYVQGRITEALYGKEMAEMEKQIDQTDLLAEVKDMSPADQALALPPLNERDPDEALSQVAYVKGSWFLEFLEQRFGRETFDPFLRGWFDDHAFQSANTDQFVDYMKKNLLPKNPSAVTEAELKAWLDEPGIPAFAVKAQSRNFSSVDTARIAFVSAGTVPSSQVIADWSTQEWVRFIDGLGATQPLDKLATLDKAFHFTGTPNGEIAMRWYPLAIRSGYEQANEGAAAFIERVGRRKLIMPIYAELVKTPKGLELAKQAFEKAKPGYHPITTASVQDMLAKAEAK